In Lactococcus garvieae subsp. garvieae, the following proteins share a genomic window:
- a CDS encoding 2-hydroxycarboxylate transporter family protein: MKKLKEIKISGISLPLYAFFMIVLAVTIGLGKLPLNMVGITLLLVLLGHLLYFIGEKLPIMNSYLGGGSVFTLLGATLLSFFHIIPANVIDAVGKFMGGQFGFLDFYIAALICGSILGMNRSLLVKASAKFIPVALVTMVVGFFAVGGMGVLLGNGFADSVMYVSMPMMSGGMGAGITPLSQIYADGLANGNQTAIFSQLAPAVTFGNIIAIIGALSISKIFAKSKYNGHGTLVSATKEELAKPKIEFDATKIGVGMLYAFTLLMVGVILNKFFPNIHEYAFMIIIVFVLKAFDAVPKELEESVVMFNQIIMTNLTHAVLAGIGLALIDLTTLGSALTWQFIVLCLTSVIAMGLTSWFLGLALGMYPVETAIGAGMINNSMGGTGNIAVLSASDRMEMIAFAQMANRLCGAIVLIMGGILIRFFY, encoded by the coding sequence ATGAAAAAATTAAAAGAAATAAAAATTTCAGGAATAAGTCTTCCTCTCTATGCCTTTTTTATGATTGTGTTGGCAGTGACAATAGGTTTAGGAAAATTACCACTTAACATGGTGGGTATTACTCTCCTATTAGTACTGTTGGGGCACTTGCTTTACTTTATTGGTGAAAAATTACCCATTATGAATTCATATTTGGGTGGTGGATCAGTTTTCACTTTGTTAGGTGCAACTCTCTTATCCTTTTTCCATATCATTCCTGCAAATGTGATTGATGCAGTAGGCAAATTTATGGGCGGTCAGTTTGGTTTTCTTGATTTCTATATTGCAGCCTTGATTTGTGGATCAATCTTGGGAATGAACAGAAGTTTGCTTGTCAAAGCTTCTGCTAAATTTATCCCTGTTGCTTTGGTCACAATGGTCGTTGGGTTCTTCGCTGTTGGTGGTATGGGTGTCTTGCTTGGCAATGGTTTTGCAGACTCTGTCATGTATGTTTCAATGCCAATGATGTCTGGTGGTATGGGAGCCGGAATTACACCTTTATCACAAATCTATGCTGATGGTTTAGCCAATGGTAACCAAACTGCAATTTTCTCTCAACTTGCTCCCGCAGTAACTTTTGGGAATATTATTGCCATCATTGGGGCGCTCTCCATTTCTAAAATCTTTGCAAAATCAAAATACAATGGTCACGGCACCTTAGTTTCTGCGACAAAAGAAGAACTTGCAAAACCTAAAATTGAATTTGATGCCACTAAAATTGGTGTCGGTATGCTGTATGCCTTTACCCTACTCATGGTGGGTGTGATCTTGAATAAATTCTTCCCAAATATCCATGAATACGCCTTTATGATTATCATCGTCTTTGTTCTCAAAGCCTTTGATGCTGTACCAAAAGAGTTGGAAGAATCGGTTGTGATGTTTAACCAAATCATCATGACCAATCTTACACATGCGGTATTGGCAGGTATTGGTTTGGCATTGATTGATTTGACCACACTAGGCTCTGCTTTGACATGGCAATTTATTGTGCTCTGTCTGACAAGTGTTATCGCGATGGGCTTGACAAGCTGGTTCTTGGGACTTGCCTTAGGTATGTACCCTGTCGAAACAGCTATCGGTGCTGGTATGATTAATAACTCTATGGGTGGAACAGGTAATATTGCCGTTCTCTCTGCCTCTGATCGTATGGAAATGATTGCCTTTGCACAAATGGCCAACCGTTTGTGTGGTGCCATTGTCCTCATCATGGGTGGTATACTCATTCGCTTCTTTTACTAA
- a CDS encoding malolactic enzyme — protein sequence MRAHEILNNPFLNKGTAFTMEERKELGLIGLLPPYVQTLEEQAEQTYQHYLEKPSDLEKRHFLMEIFNTNRTLFYYLFNQHIVEFNPIVYDPVIAETIENYSRLFVDPQYAAYLDINHPENIQETLKNAAGDRNIRLIVVTDAEGILGIGDWGTQGVDISVGKLMVYTAAAGIDPASVLPIVIDAGTNRKELLEDSMYLGNRHARVYGDQYYDFVDQFVETAEAMFPKLYLHWEDFGRSNAANILNKYKKEIPTFNDDIQGTGIVVLGGIFGSLDITGEKLTDQVYLCYGGGSAGAGIADRVHAEMVSEGLSEEEAYNHFFMMDKQGLLFDDMEDLTPAQKPFAKKRADFANAGDMTDLANVIKTVKATILVGTSTDAGAFTKEVVEAMCANTERPVIFPISNPTKKLEATAEQVITWSDGKAFVATGIPSGTVSYKGVDYQIGQANNALIYPGLGLGMLASEASLLTDEMIGAAAHSLSGLVDPGAAGAPVLPPFEYVADVSIKVAEAVAKKAQEQGLAQAQEKDMVKAVREMKWYPKY from the coding sequence ATGCGTGCACATGAAATTTTAAACAATCCTTTTTTAAATAAAGGAACAGCATTTACTATGGAAGAACGTAAGGAACTTGGCTTAATTGGTCTTTTGCCACCTTATGTTCAAACACTTGAAGAACAAGCAGAACAAACTTACCAACATTACTTGGAAAAACCATCTGATTTAGAGAAACGCCATTTCTTGATGGAAATATTCAATACAAACCGTACTTTGTTCTACTATTTGTTTAACCAACATATCGTAGAGTTTAACCCTATCGTATATGATCCAGTTATTGCTGAAACAATTGAAAACTACAGCCGTCTATTTGTAGATCCACAATATGCTGCATATCTTGATATTAACCATCCAGAAAATATTCAAGAAACATTGAAAAATGCAGCGGGCGATCGCAATATCCGTTTGATTGTTGTGACAGATGCTGAAGGAATTCTCGGTATCGGTGACTGGGGAACACAAGGTGTTGATATTTCCGTTGGTAAATTAATGGTTTACACTGCAGCAGCCGGTATCGATCCAGCTTCAGTTCTTCCTATCGTTATTGATGCAGGGACTAACCGTAAAGAACTCTTGGAAGATTCAATGTATCTTGGAAATCGTCACGCCCGTGTTTATGGGGACCAATATTACGACTTTGTTGACCAGTTTGTGGAAACTGCTGAAGCAATGTTCCCTAAACTTTACTTGCACTGGGAAGACTTCGGACGTTCAAATGCTGCAAATATCTTGAACAAATACAAAAAAGAAATTCCAACTTTCAACGATGATATCCAAGGAACTGGTATTGTTGTTTTAGGTGGTATCTTCGGTTCACTTGATATCACAGGTGAAAAATTAACAGACCAAGTTTACCTCTGCTACGGTGGTGGCTCTGCTGGTGCAGGGATTGCTGACCGTGTTCATGCGGAGATGGTAAGTGAAGGACTTTCAGAAGAAGAAGCCTACAACCATTTCTTTATGATGGATAAACAAGGGTTGCTCTTTGATGATATGGAAGATTTGACTCCAGCACAAAAACCATTTGCTAAAAAACGTGCAGATTTTGCAAATGCTGGCGATATGACAGACTTAGCCAATGTTATCAAAACAGTTAAAGCTACTATCTTGGTAGGTACTTCAACTGATGCAGGTGCATTTACAAAAGAAGTTGTTGAAGCAATGTGTGCCAACACTGAACGCCCAGTTATTTTCCCAATCTCAAATCCAACTAAAAAATTGGAAGCAACTGCTGAACAAGTGATTACATGGTCTGATGGTAAAGCCTTTGTTGCAACAGGTATTCCTTCAGGAACTGTCTCTTATAAAGGTGTCGACTACCAAATCGGTCAAGCAAATAACGCTTTGATCTATCCTGGTTTGGGACTTGGTATGTTGGCTTCAGAAGCATCACTTCTTACTGATGAAATGATTGGTGCCGCTGCGCACTCATTGAGTGGTCTTGTTGATCCAGGCGCTGCTGGTGCTCCTGTGCTTCCTCCATTTGAATATGTTGCTGATGTTTCAATCAAAGTTGCAGAAGCAGTAGCTAAAAAAGCTCAAGAACAAGGTTTGGCACAAGCTCAAGAAAAAGATATGGTGAAAGCCGTTCGCGAGATGAAATGGTATCCAAAATACTAA
- a CDS encoding LysR family transcriptional regulator produces MNLHDFEYFNALGDLLSFTAVSNHFGVSQPTITYAVKRLEQYYNCNLIYKDPSHRTVVLTDEGKILKIHIESILEELALTQRAIEHSKNHQNHIGFPPIIRAKILAQLLNDKEAISFLSKFDLVSGGSEELLAKLISGSIDFSLIGSIAPLMHPNLFVKLLYQREFYIFVSKDNPLASRQEISFKEALDYPFILLDESFVHMEAFQNLNEKYKKKAKVLFNFSDIHTIGQLVNSNVGITLMTDFLPFADMDSLIKIPLIPEDKQIFHVQYAYLRSTLLNADLKELIRLLDELNEKID; encoded by the coding sequence ATGAATTTGCATGATTTCGAGTATTTTAATGCCTTAGGGGACTTGTTGTCTTTTACTGCTGTTTCTAATCATTTTGGGGTAAGTCAGCCGACAATTACCTACGCCGTAAAGAGATTGGAACAATATTATAACTGTAATTTAATATACAAAGATCCTTCTCACCGAACAGTTGTCCTAACAGATGAAGGGAAAATATTGAAAATTCATATCGAAAGTATTTTGGAAGAGTTGGCACTCACGCAAAGAGCCATCGAGCATTCTAAAAATCATCAAAATCATATTGGTTTCCCCCCTATTATTCGAGCAAAAATTCTGGCTCAACTCTTAAACGATAAAGAGGCGATTAGCTTTTTATCTAAGTTTGATTTAGTATCGGGTGGCTCGGAGGAACTTCTGGCCAAACTTATCTCCGGCTCAATTGATTTTAGCCTTATAGGCAGCATTGCTCCCCTGATGCACCCCAACCTTTTTGTGAAATTGCTTTACCAACGCGAATTTTATATCTTTGTCTCTAAAGATAATCCACTTGCCTCACGTCAAGAAATTTCGTTTAAAGAAGCTTTGGATTATCCTTTTATCCTGCTTGATGAAAGTTTTGTGCATATGGAAGCTTTCCAAAATTTGAATGAAAAATACAAGAAAAAAGCAAAAGTTCTCTTTAATTTTTCGGATATCCATACTATTGGCCAACTGGTCAACTCAAATGTTGGCATAACCTTGATGACCGATTTTCTTCCCTTTGCCGATATGGATAGTCTTATAAAGATACCACTAATACCTGAAGATAAGCAAATTTTTCATGTTCAATATGCTTATTTAAGAAGTACACTTCTCAATGCGGACTTGAAAGAATTGATTCGCTTACTGGATGAGCTAAATGAAAAAATAGATTGA
- a CDS encoding redox-sensing transcriptional repressor Rex: MAGSQVNKQLPKATAKRLPQYYRLFKLLVDEQVTRTNSQLISEKIGVDAATIRRDFSLFGELGRRGYGYETRALRDFFGELLGQDQETHIALVGVGNLGRALINYEFQNRNKMRVTQAYDVPENPLVGTTTSTGVPIYDIADFSKNIKDSKIKTAIISVNKENAQEVADILVKSGIKGILNFSPLRLQVPEDVVVQSIDLTKELQTLLFFMSNKDIK, translated from the coding sequence ATGGCTGGCTCCCAAGTTAATAAACAACTACCCAAGGCAACGGCAAAACGTTTGCCTCAATATTATCGCTTGTTCAAACTTTTAGTTGATGAACAAGTAACACGCACAAACTCACAACTTATTTCGGAAAAAATTGGTGTGGATGCAGCGACGATTCGTCGCGATTTTTCACTCTTTGGTGAGCTGGGACGTCGAGGCTATGGTTATGAAACACGCGCTTTACGTGATTTCTTTGGAGAATTACTCGGACAAGATCAAGAAACGCATATCGCACTCGTAGGAGTCGGTAACCTTGGACGCGCCCTTATTAATTATGAATTCCAAAACCGCAATAAAATGCGCGTTACCCAAGCTTATGATGTTCCAGAAAATCCACTCGTTGGTACAACAACTTCTACAGGTGTTCCTATCTACGACATCGCTGACTTCTCTAAAAATATTAAAGATTCAAAAATCAAAACAGCAATTATTTCTGTCAATAAAGAGAACGCTCAAGAAGTCGCAGATATCCTAGTTAAATCAGGTATCAAAGGTATTCTTAACTTTTCACCCTTGCGCTTGCAAGTTCCTGAAGATGTTGTCGTTCAGTCAATTGACTTAACGAAAGAACTTCAAACCCTCTTATTCTTTATGTCAAATAAGGACATCAAATAA
- the radC gene encoding RadC family protein: protein MYHIKEEQYPMRPRERLNIFGSEKLSEQELLAILLRTGSKKENVMELAARVLTTFSSLEEFRRASLTELKAIPGIGPIKALEIRAMIELGKRIHTTQRKRYGQVIGSRQFGLSLADEMSDFEQENLVAIYLDAQHRIIQKKTIFIGAVNHSIANPREILHHAVRNLAVGIIIAHNHPSGLTQPSQQDKLFTQKIKQACDALGIQLLDHIITGQASYLSFREEGLLGE from the coding sequence GTGTATCACATTAAAGAAGAACAATATCCGATGAGACCCCGAGAAAGATTGAACATTTTTGGATCAGAAAAGCTGAGTGAACAAGAACTTTTAGCCATTTTACTCCGAACAGGCAGTAAAAAAGAAAATGTTATGGAACTTGCTGCACGGGTTTTGACAACCTTTAGCAGTTTAGAAGAGTTTCGTCGGGCTTCTCTAACAGAGCTGAAAGCAATTCCCGGTATTGGGCCTATCAAAGCCTTGGAAATTCGGGCGATGATTGAACTGGGTAAACGAATCCATACGACCCAAAGAAAAAGATACGGACAAGTGATAGGATCTCGCCAATTTGGGTTGAGTTTAGCAGATGAGATGTCTGATTTTGAACAGGAAAATTTAGTCGCAATCTACCTAGACGCACAGCATCGCATTATTCAGAAAAAAACGATTTTTATTGGTGCTGTGAACCATTCCATTGCCAATCCCCGGGAAATTTTACATCATGCAGTAAGAAATTTAGCTGTAGGGATCATCATTGCACATAATCATCCCTCCGGGCTTACCCAACCAAGCCAACAAGATAAGCTGTTCACGCAGAAGATTAAGCAAGCATGTGATGCTTTAGGTATTCAACTTTTAGATCATATCATTACAGGCCAGGCTTCTTATTTGAGCTTTAGAGAAGAAGGTTTATTGGGCGAATAA
- the glmS gene encoding glutamine--fructose-6-phosphate transaminase (isomerizing): MCGIVGVVGNRNATDILMQGLEKLEYRGYDSAGIFVADGAGQVNLVKSVGRIADLEAKTGDNVTGSTGIGHTRWATHGKPTEDNAHPHTSTSGRFVLVHNGVIENFSEIREEYLAKDTFKGQTDTEVAVHLIAKFAEEEGLSVLEAFKKALSIIEGSYAFALMDAEDADVIYVAKNKSPLLIGLGDGYNMVCSDAMAMIRETSEFMEIHDKELVILTKDKAEVMDYEGNKVERQSYTAELDLSDIGKGTYPYYMLKEIDEQPTVMRKLVSTYTDQDGQLTVDTDIVKAVQAADRIYIIAAGTSLHAGYASKQILEELTNTPVELGVASEWGYGMPLLSKNPLFIFLSQSGETADSRQVLVKVNALGHPSLTVTNVPGSTLSREATHTMLIGAGPEISVASTKAYTGQIATLAFLAKAVGDADQNPKSLAFDLVKEISLVAQSIESTLSEKELISDVVAKLLPEARNAFYIGRKQDYFVSMEASLKLKEISYIQCEGFAAGELKHGTISLIENGTPVIALISNNEEVAAHTRGNVMETVARGASAITIVEEAVAREDDDIVINNVHPYLSAISMVVPTQLIAYYATVQRGLDVDKPRNLAKAVTVE, translated from the coding sequence ATGTGTGGTATCGTAGGAGTTGTCGGAAATCGTAATGCAACAGACATTCTAATGCAAGGTCTTGAAAAACTTGAATACCGTGGTTATGATTCAGCAGGAATCTTCGTTGCTGATGGCGCAGGTCAAGTGAATCTTGTGAAATCTGTAGGACGCATTGCAGATTTAGAGGCAAAAACAGGTGATAACGTTACAGGATCAACAGGGATTGGTCATACACGTTGGGCGACCCATGGGAAACCAACCGAAGATAACGCGCATCCTCATACTTCTACTTCAGGACGTTTCGTTTTAGTACACAATGGTGTAATTGAAAACTTCTCAGAAATCAGAGAAGAATATCTTGCTAAGGATACATTTAAAGGTCAAACAGATACAGAGGTGGCTGTTCATCTCATCGCTAAGTTTGCAGAAGAAGAAGGACTCTCTGTACTTGAAGCCTTCAAAAAGGCCCTCTCTATTATTGAAGGTTCTTATGCTTTTGCTCTTATGGATGCTGAAGATGCTGACGTGATCTATGTTGCGAAAAACAAATCGCCTTTACTTATTGGCTTGGGTGATGGCTACAACATGGTATGTTCTGATGCCATGGCAATGATTCGTGAAACATCTGAATTTATGGAAATTCATGATAAAGAACTGGTTATCTTAACTAAAGATAAGGCAGAAGTCATGGATTATGAAGGAAATAAGGTTGAGCGCCAGAGCTACACAGCAGAACTTGACCTTTCTGACATTGGTAAAGGAACATATCCTTACTACATGCTCAAAGAAATTGATGAACAACCAACAGTAATGCGTAAATTGGTCTCAACTTATACCGATCAAGACGGGCAATTAACTGTTGATACGGATATCGTTAAAGCTGTTCAAGCAGCAGATCGTATTTATATTATTGCGGCAGGAACATCGCTTCATGCAGGTTATGCTTCAAAACAAATTCTTGAAGAGCTGACGAATACACCAGTTGAACTTGGCGTGGCTTCTGAGTGGGGCTATGGTATGCCACTATTAAGCAAAAATCCTTTGTTTATCTTCCTTTCACAGTCCGGTGAAACAGCAGATAGCCGTCAGGTATTGGTAAAAGTAAATGCGCTTGGTCATCCAAGTTTAACGGTCACAAATGTTCCTGGCTCTACATTGTCACGTGAAGCAACACACACAATGCTGATTGGTGCAGGGCCTGAAATTTCGGTGGCCTCTACAAAAGCTTACACTGGACAAATTGCAACGCTCGCCTTCTTAGCAAAAGCTGTAGGCGATGCAGACCAAAATCCTAAGTCACTTGCTTTTGACTTGGTTAAGGAAATTTCACTCGTGGCACAATCTATCGAATCTACATTGTCAGAGAAGGAATTGATTTCCGATGTTGTAGCCAAGCTTTTACCAGAAGCACGAAATGCCTTCTATATCGGACGCAAACAAGATTATTTTGTCTCTATGGAAGCCAGTCTAAAATTAAAAGAAATTTCATATATCCAATGTGAAGGCTTTGCTGCTGGTGAACTCAAACACGGAACAATTTCCTTGATTGAAAATGGTACACCTGTTATTGCCCTTATTTCAAATAATGAAGAAGTTGCGGCACACACCCGTGGAAACGTTATGGAAACAGTGGCACGTGGGGCTTCAGCAATTACGATTGTCGAAGAAGCTGTAGCGCGTGAAGATGATGATATCGTTATCAATAACGTTCATCCTTATCTTTCAGCGATATCAATGGTGGTACCCACACAGCTTATCGCTTACTACGCAACTGTCCAACGAGGATTGGATGTTGATAAACCACGTAACCTTGCCAAAGCTGTAACAGTGGAATAA
- a CDS encoding deoxynucleoside kinase yields MIVLAGTIGAGKSSLAKALGEHLGTEVYYEAVDNNPVLDLYYQDPTKYAFLLQIYFLNKRFESIKMAYTQENNVLDRSIFEDELFLTLNYKNGNVTKTELEIYQNLLSNMLEEMEGMPKKRPDLLVYIDVSFETMLSRIAQRGRSFEQIDDQPELKAYYHQVHEEYPAWYENYDVSPKIRINGDALDFVNNTEDLEKVLTEIDKALLKLQLK; encoded by the coding sequence GTGATTGTTTTAGCAGGAACAATAGGAGCTGGAAAATCAAGCTTGGCAAAGGCTTTAGGGGAGCATCTTGGAACAGAGGTGTATTACGAAGCCGTAGATAATAATCCGGTTCTTGACTTGTATTATCAAGATCCGACAAAGTATGCGTTCTTATTGCAAATCTATTTTTTGAACAAGCGTTTTGAATCAATCAAAATGGCTTATACTCAAGAGAATAATGTCCTTGATCGCTCAATTTTTGAAGACGAACTTTTCTTAACTCTAAACTATAAAAATGGCAATGTCACTAAAACAGAATTAGAAATCTATCAGAACTTGCTCAGTAATATGCTCGAAGAAATGGAAGGAATGCCTAAAAAGCGTCCTGACTTACTGGTCTATATTGATGTGAGTTTTGAAACAATGCTTTCCCGGATTGCACAACGTGGGCGTAGTTTCGAACAGATTGATGATCAACCTGAATTAAAAGCATATTACCATCAAGTCCATGAAGAATACCCAGCTTGGTATGAAAACTATGATGTGTCCCCTAAAATTCGGATTAATGGAGATGCACTTGACTTCGTAAATAATACAGAAGACCTCGAAAAGGTACTTACAGAAATAGATAAAGCATTATTAAAATTACAATTAAAGTAA
- a CDS encoding bifunctional folylpolyglutamate synthase/dihydrofolate synthase has translation MTIETALEWIHSRLKFNIRPGLTRIEALLKLLGNPEKELSMLHIAGTNGKGSTVAFTRGILEQLGLTVATFTSPFIETFGERMAINGHPIPDEKLIKYVEQLKPLVEEMDKDERLAGITEFEIITALAFRYFADEHVDVALIEVGLGGLLDSTNVIQPVATAITTIGMDHMDILGDTLEKIAAQKAGIIKPDTPLVTGKIADEALAVIAETAQTNQAKHYQYGIDYQVEILENERFNYKDDEIHLLNLEKSLLGLHQIDNAALAVKLTMVYAHKVGLSLSEEAIREGLRRTFWPARMEEVSQAPLTLLDGAHNVHAMQRLLENFKNEFSGRKITILFSALVTKDITEMIKMLQTVDNSKLILTTFDYPKALKLEDFAYLEKENVTLAEDWKSTYASLKENLHEDDVLLMTGSLYFMSQIRAYILASEQ, from the coding sequence ATGACTATCGAAACAGCACTAGAATGGATACATTCTCGTCTTAAATTTAATATCCGCCCAGGATTGACACGAATTGAAGCCTTGCTTAAATTGCTCGGGAACCCTGAAAAAGAGTTGTCGATGCTTCACATTGCTGGTACAAATGGCAAAGGCTCAACTGTTGCTTTTACCCGAGGTATTTTGGAGCAGTTGGGCTTGACTGTAGCTACATTTACCAGTCCATTTATTGAGACTTTTGGCGAACGGATGGCGATTAATGGCCATCCTATTCCTGATGAAAAACTTATCAAGTATGTCGAGCAACTTAAACCATTAGTAGAGGAAATGGACAAAGACGAAAGACTGGCGGGGATCACAGAATTTGAAATTATTACCGCTCTGGCGTTTCGCTATTTTGCAGATGAACATGTTGATGTAGCTTTGATTGAAGTAGGTTTAGGGGGACTTTTAGACAGTACTAATGTCATTCAACCTGTAGCAACTGCAATTACAACTATCGGCATGGATCATATGGATATCTTAGGGGATACACTAGAGAAGATAGCTGCCCAAAAGGCTGGAATTATTAAGCCAGACACACCCTTGGTGACAGGGAAAATAGCGGACGAAGCCCTAGCTGTTATTGCGGAAACAGCTCAAACAAATCAAGCGAAACATTATCAATACGGTATTGATTATCAGGTAGAAATCCTTGAAAATGAGCGATTTAATTACAAGGATGATGAAATTCACTTGCTCAACTTAGAAAAATCTTTACTTGGTCTACATCAAATAGACAACGCAGCACTTGCGGTTAAACTTACCATGGTTTACGCACATAAAGTAGGATTATCACTTTCAGAAGAAGCAATCCGAGAGGGTTTAAGAAGAACTTTTTGGCCGGCGCGCATGGAAGAAGTCAGTCAAGCACCTTTAACACTACTTGATGGTGCTCATAATGTACATGCTATGCAACGACTCTTGGAAAACTTTAAAAATGAATTTTCAGGGCGGAAAATTACGATTCTCTTTTCAGCACTGGTCACAAAAGATATTACAGAGATGATTAAAATGTTGCAAACCGTTGATAATTCGAAGCTAATTTTAACAACTTTTGATTATCCGAAAGCTTTAAAATTAGAAGATTTTGCGTATTTAGAAAAAGAAAATGTGACGCTGGCAGAAGATTGGAAGAGCACATATGCATCATTAAAAGAAAATTTACATGAAGACGATGTACTTTTAATGACAGGCTCTTTGTATTTCATGTCTCAAATTAGAGCATACATCTTAGCGTCAGAGCAATAA
- a CDS encoding NUDIX domain-containing protein gives MYNDLIRELSALESSKKQEQVIALLRSKKGLKGKQNPDLQLSASAVVFKGEKMYFIEHPYQKELLLPAGHVEEGEKPHKTAEREFHEETGLTAGAPCLIDVNLINIPYNVVKEEKAHQHIDFRYLLKLRDEPSERAELPVFLLSKTEAPEEFKKYFLEGKQA, from the coding sequence ATGTATAATGATTTGATACGTGAACTTTCAGCTTTAGAAAGTTCTAAAAAACAAGAACAGGTAATTGCTCTTTTACGCAGCAAAAAAGGACTTAAGGGAAAACAGAATCCGGATTTGCAACTGTCGGCGTCTGCTGTCGTTTTTAAAGGGGAGAAGATGTATTTTATCGAGCATCCCTATCAAAAAGAACTCTTACTTCCTGCTGGACATGTCGAAGAAGGGGAAAAACCCCATAAGACGGCAGAACGTGAATTCCATGAAGAAACAGGTTTGACAGCTGGTGCACCATGTCTTATAGATGTGAATCTTATTAATATTCCCTATAATGTAGTTAAGGAAGAAAAAGCACATCAGCATATTGATTTTCGTTATCTTCTTAAATTGCGGGATGAGCCGTCTGAACGGGCAGAGCTACCTGTTTTTTTGCTTTCAAAAACAGAGGCACCCGAGGAATTTAAAAAGTATTTTCTAGAAGGGAAACAAGCCTAA